Within Candidatus Eisenbacteria bacterium, the genomic segment TCGCCGCTGAAGGTCTCGATCCGCACAGTGGCATCTCCAGAACCCATAGTGAAATGCAATTCCCTTCCCGGTGTGTAGTCGCTTGTCCGCCGCCCGTTCGCCCCGAAATCGTTCTCGATCGAGCCGCTGAATGTGCTCACTTCGAAATCGGCGCTGGCGCTCTTCGAGAGAGCAAGAGTGATGTCGCCGCTGTGGCTATTAAGGTCGCATGAGCACCGATTGTTCAGATCTCCGTTAAAGTTGATATCTCCGGAAACGGATTCGATGCCCACATCGGTAAATTCACCACCTTCGATGCGGATATCACCGCTGACCGTTTCGCAATCCAGCTCGCCATCGATATTCTTCAATTCTATGTCGCTGCTGACGCTGCTGATATTAATTCGATGAGTTTCGACCTGAAGATCCATATCGCCGCTGACCGATTCGAGATCCAGCAATTCAGGTTTGCCGCGAACATCAAAATCTCCACTTACGCTTTCCAGGAAGAGCTTTCCGCTGACTTTATCGACATCAATATCCGCACTGACGGTGGAAATATTGACGCGGCAGTTCTCGGGTAGGTGAATTTCCAGAAAGGTGTCTCCGACCCGGTTGGCATGCCTGGGGATCACCACTTCAATATCCAACTGGTCCTCATCGCCCTTGATATCGAGCCGTTCAACCTTTTCCCCCAATTCCCCGGTTATATGGATTTCATTCTTGCTCCAACCGGCGACAGTGACAGATCCGCTGATATTGCTGATCGAAATTTCAGCTTTGGAGGAGACCTTTCTTGTTTCATCCACACTCTTTTGCGCAAAGACCGCACTCGAAATGAAGATGAGTGACCATACCATTGTGACCAGGACAGGTAGTGCATATTTTTGAGTTTTCATTCTTGCGTCCTCCCCGCTGATGAGTGCAGGATCCTATATATCCGGATTCTCATGTCTGTGCTGCAACCCGCATGGCCCGGTCCTGTAGGGCGACCTTGGCGCGGTACGCCGCCGCCAGCAATCGAGCGAGATGAGGACTCTCAGGATCTGAGAGCCAGGCATCTTTGGCCTCTGCCACCGCTTGATTAATGGCGTGGAGATTGTCAGCGATCACCCTAAAAACAGAGGATGCCTCGCCATCGGCTTCCGCGCTCCCATCGGGCATGAAATGGGCTATTTCCCGATCCGATAACCGGCATTCCGCTTCCAGCGCCTCAATGACGGCGATAGAAGCCGGATCTGATACGGAGGCCCGGCTTGCTTCACCGGTCGTAGAGGGATTAGCAGAGGAATCAATGCTGCCGGAATCCCTCATCTCCAGTGCAATGATCAGAAGCACCGCCGCCGCCGCCGTGGCGATGACAGGGGTCCAGAAACCCCGCCATGACCGGGCCATTAGAATGAACCGCTGAAGCGGCCCTGTTGTGACCCGAGCCTCGGACGCAACCTGGGTTCTCGCCGCGATTCCGGGCCAGAGATCCCGTTTGGGTTCAATGCTCTTAGGCAAAGCTGCGGCCTGTTTTATCAAATCTCTGATCTGATCCGCATCGGAACGACAGATTTCACATTCTTGAATGTGGAGTTCAATGTCGATCTTTTGCGGCTCGGACAGAATGCCGTCAATGTAATCATGGAGGAGTTCTTGAGCCGATTTGTGATTCATCCTCAGATCTCCTTCGGACTCTTCAGAACTTGTCTGAGTAATGTTCTGGCTCTGTGACACTGAGCCTTGACCGTTCCCTCCGCCGTTCCCACCATTTCCGCGACCTCACTGTGGCGGTAGCCGTAGACATCATGAAGAAGGAATGCCGCCCTTGCCCCTTCAGGCAAGGTTGCTATCGCCTTTTCAAGATCCATGGCATCATCGATCGGCTCCGGTGGAACGGCGCCGCTGGATTCATCCAACTCACCGGGATCAAGCCACTTCGCCCGGCGCGCCCCGCTTCGTCGGTCTTCGATGATAAGATTGACCGCCACCCGGCGAAGCCAGGCTCCAAAAGCTCCTGTCCCGCGGAATGTATGGATTCTCTCCCAGACCTTTACAAAAATATCCTGGGTGAGAATCTCCGCCTGAGTCGGATCTCCGACCCATCGGAGGCAGAGGGCGAGGGTGGAGCCCACATGTCGTCTGTAGAGTTTCTCGAAAGCCACATGATCTCCACGTTGGGCATCGGCGACGAGTTCTGTGATTCCGGTTTCAGTTGATTCCAGGACCCGGATTGTCTCCGCCGATGTCATTGACTCTGCCAAGATCCCCTCCTCAGACCAGGAAGCCTTTTCCTGGCCTCATACCCTTGACGGTCGAAACGAACCAAGGGTTTAAATTGGATCACCGTTGTCGATCCGGTTTGTAACTTATTGAGACAGCGGGTCATAGAATGCACTCAGGCGAGGTGGATTCTGACCCCTAT encodes:
- a CDS encoding DUF4097 domain-containing protein, which encodes MKTQKYALPVLVTMVWSLIFISSAVFAQKSVDETRKVSSKAEISISNISGSVTVAGWSKNEIHITGELGEKVERLDIKGDEDQLDIEVVIPRHANRVGDTFLEIHLPENCRVNISTVSADIDVDKVSGKLFLESVSGDFDVRGKPELLDLESVSGDMDLQVETHRINISSVSSDIELKNIDGELDCETVSGDIRIEGGEFTDVGIESVSGDINFNGDLNNRCSCDLNSHSGDITLALSKSASADFEVSTFSGSIENDFGANGRRTSDYTPGRELHFTMGSGDATVRIETFSGDIVIGER
- a CDS encoding zf-HC2 domain-containing protein, coding for MNHKSAQELLHDYIDGILSEPQKIDIELHIQECEICRSDADQIRDLIKQAAALPKSIEPKRDLWPGIAARTQVASEARVTTGPLQRFILMARSWRGFWTPVIATAAAAVLLIIALEMRDSGSIDSSANPSTTGEASRASVSDPASIAVIEALEAECRLSDREIAHFMPDGSAEADGEASSVFRVIADNLHAINQAVAEAKDAWLSDPESPHLARLLAAAYRAKVALQDRAMRVAAQT
- a CDS encoding RNA polymerase sigma factor, producing MAESMTSAETIRVLESTETGITELVADAQRGDHVAFEKLYRRHVGSTLALCLRWVGDPTQAEILTQDIFVKVWERIHTFRGTGAFGAWLRRVAVNLIIEDRRSGARRAKWLDPGELDESSGAVPPEPIDDAMDLEKAIATLPEGARAAFLLHDVYGYRHSEVAEMVGTAEGTVKAQCHRARTLLRQVLKSPKEI